One Gossypium hirsutum isolate 1008001.06 chromosome A11, Gossypium_hirsutum_v2.1, whole genome shotgun sequence genomic window carries:
- the LOC107962874 gene encoding probable ADP-ribosylation factor GTPase-activating protein AGD14: MGSRKEEERNEKIIRGLMKLPPNRRCINCNSLGPQYVCTNFWTFICMTCSGIHREFTHRVKSVSMSKFTKQEVEALQNGGNQRARDIYLKDWDLQRQRLPDSSNADKIREFIKNVYVDRKYAGGKSSDKPPRDMQSHRNHEDEVRRASSYHSYSQSPPYDYQYEDRRYGKQVAAALSRKPGSDRGHYVGKVSSFVYSPGRLSDQMFEDRFANEGSAPRVSDYSVSSGGDPFASGTGSPNYRKDIGFSSPTFQPPRDVLSEDTHHQMINPSLDPSSQNNGGGIPPRQRTKSIESYGSFDGNAMPVKSCSSGIGIGPDVVSEREQIDQFDHTKTSTIMQSSVPVNYGALDLFNTPEASASPPLDFFQLPATSSESSKDLFQPTAVSSMPPGDLYKPPSSTPSIDLFAEIAEQHPATSFDGKSPELPVPKNEGWATFDTPQPAASDPVSKNLLPAVMPSDEDLSVKFDQQSSINTTMQWSPFENFSAFGDSSAMSTKWQDGHEVQAPPVATGTQSWNAFNDSVESLPLEPQVVAYEHMATTDEHLGLAVSENHDNYGIQTADSHIGFPAATLPSENGIAPLYAPSMNPLPGEKETQAADLKPTNPFDLPFDSELEQSDMFFDMSSLQSTLPNAQLPSTFLGVSQPWLPQNPTPPQGGLVYMSGQTPSSQLPNVPAQGPVASIGGNPFA, encoded by the exons ATGGGAagtagaaaagaagaagaaagaaacgagaaGATAATACGAGGTCTCATGAAACTGCCTCCAAATCGTCGTTGCATTAACTGTAACagtttg GGTCCTCAGTATGTTTGCACAAATTTCTGGACTTTCATTTGCATGACATGCAGTGGGATTCA TCGTGAGTTCACTCATCGCGTAAAGTCTGTATCAATGTCAAAGTTCACTAAACAGGAAGTTGAAGCGCTTCAGAATGGCGGGAATCAG cgTGCACGAGATATTTATCTTAAGGATTGGGACCTGCAGAGGCAAAGATTGCCGGACAGCAG CAATGCTGATAAAATCCGAGAGTTTATAAAGAATGTATATGTGGACAGAAAATATGCTGGAGGAAAATCATCCGACAAGCCTCCTAGAGACATGCAG AGCCATAGAAACCATGAAGATGAAGTAAGACGTGCCAGTTCTTATCATTCTTATTCTCAAAGTCCACCATATGATTATCAATATGAGGATCGGCGTTATGGTAAACAAGTTGCTGCTGCACTTTCTAGGAAGCCTGGTTCAGATCGAGGACACTATGTGGGGAAAGTTTCTAGTTTTGTCTACAGCCCTGGTCGCTTAAGTGATCAAATGTTTGAGGACAGGTTTGCAAATGAGGGATCTGCTCCTAGGGTTTCAGACTACTCTGTATCTAGTGGAGGTGATCCATTCGCATCTGGTACAGGGTCACCGAATTACCGGAAGGACATTGGATTTAGCAGCCCAACTTTTCAACCTCCAAGAGATGTTTTAAGTGAAGATACACATCATCAAATGATCAATCCTTCTCTGGACCCAAGTTCCCAAAACAATGGTGGAGGGATTCCTCCCCGACAG AGAACTAAATCCATTGAAAGTTATGGGTCATTTGATGGCAATGCCATGCCTGTCAAGTCATGTAGTTCAGGCATTGGAATTGGACCTGATGTTGTCTCTGAACGTGAACAAATTGATCAGTTCGATCATACTAAAACATCTACTATTATGCAATCATCTGTTCCTGTGAATTATGGTGCCCTGGATCTCTTTAATACACCTGAGGCTTCTGCTTCTCCACCACTAGATTTTTTTCAGTTACCTGCAACATCATCAGAATCTTCCAAAGATTTATTTCAACCTACAGCTGTATCTTCAATGCCACCTGGGGATTTATATAAACCTCCCTCATCTACTCCATCTATAGACTTGTTTGCTGAGATTGCCGAGCAGCACCCCGCTACAAGTTTTGATGGAAAATCACCTGAGTTACCTGTACCTAAAAATGAAGGATGGGCAACATTTGATACTCCTCAGCCTGCAGCATCTGATCCAGTATCCAAAAATCTTTTACCTGCTGTGATGCCCAGTGATGAAGATTTGTCAGTGAAGTTTGACCAACAGTCATCCATAAACACAACCATGCAGTGGTcaccttttgaaaattttagtgcTTTTGGGGATTCTTCAGCAATGTCTACTAAATGGCAAGATGGACATGAGGTTCAAGCCCCCCCTGTTGCAACTGGCACTCAG TCATGGAATGCTTTTAATGATTCGGTTGAATCACTTCCTCTTGAACCTCAAGTAGTAGCATACGAACATATGGCCACCACTGATGAACATTTGGGCTTAGCAGTTTCAGAG AACCATGATAATTATGGTATCCAAACTGCTGACTCCCATATTGGTTTTCCTGCTGCTACTCTACCATCAGAGAATGGCATAGCACCATTATATGCTCCATCAATGAATCCACTTCCG GGAGAGAAAGAGACACAAGCTGCTGATCTTAAACCAACCAACCCATTTGATCTTCCTTTTGATTCTGAATTGGAACAAAGTGATATG TTCTTCGATATGAGTTCATTACAAAGCACACTTCCTAATGCTCAGTTGCCTTCCACCTTTCTTGGTGTATCGCAACCATGGCTTCCTCAGAATCCCACACCACCACAAG GTGGATTAGTCTACATGTCAGGCCAAACACCAAGTTCGCAATTACC GAATGTCCCAGCTCAAGGTCCTGTTGCTTCCATCGGAGGAAATCCTTTCGCGTAG
- the LOC107954815 gene encoding disease resistance protein RUN1-like, with protein sequence MLSLPSTSSYISRKKYDVFLSFRDEDTRKNFTDHLYAALKRNGIVTFRDDPKLEAGEEIASELLKAIQQSWCSVIVFSETYAFSSWCLEELAEIVKQHNNDGHKVFPIFYDVDPSDLRKQKGKVGRSLCQT encoded by the coding sequence ATGTTGTCATTACCTTCAACTTCCTCATACATTTCTAGAAAGAAATATGATGTTTTCTTGAGTTTTAGAGATGAAGATACTCGCAAAAACTTCACCGATCATCTCTATGCTGCTCTAAAGAGGAATGGGATCGTCACTTTCAGGGATGACCCAAAGCTGGAGGCCGGAGAAGAGATCGCATCAGAACTCCTTAAAGCAATTCAGCAATCATGGTGCTCGGTAATCGTTTTTTCAGAAACTTATGCCTTTTCAAGTTGGTGCTTGGAGGAGCTTGCTGAGATTGTTAAACAACATAACAACGACGGCCATAAAGTGTTTCCAATTTTTTACGATGTTGATCCATCtgatttaagaaaacaaaaagggaaAGTTGGAAGAAGCCTTTGCCAGACATAA